The Halalkalicoccus sp. CGA53 genome window below encodes:
- a CDS encoding PDDEXK family nuclease: MSVIWLTNASPTIEAVVNPLIAACDEGVIPEEIRMLSNPGLVETTKYLVPLLEDIVAAYDVSPTVTVHELESETQYRQIMSFYIDGISDARAQSVSVAVNFTPGRKFMSAIAFQVGLQYEADHVYYLHLQSVDHGRCYPDIPRTNAELVDFAEMV, translated from the coding sequence ATGTCTGTAATCTGGCTGACGAACGCAAGTCCGACTATTGAGGCGGTGGTGAATCCCTTGATTGCTGCATGCGATGAGGGTGTGATTCCAGAGGAAATTCGTATGCTATCGAACCCCGGACTGGTTGAAACGACCAAATATCTGGTTCCACTGCTCGAGGACATCGTCGCCGCCTACGACGTTTCACCGACTGTGACTGTACACGAACTGGAATCAGAAACACAGTATAGACAGATCATGTCTTTTTACATTGACGGGATTTCGGATGCCCGAGCTCAGTCAGTTAGTGTAGCAGTCAATTTCACACCCGGACGGAAGTTTATGTCCGCGATCGCGTTCCAGGTTGGCTTGCAGTATGAAGCAGATCACGTCTATTATCTCCATTTGCAGTCAGTCGATCACGGCCGGTGCTATCCTGATATTCCACGTACAAACGCCGAGTTAGTGGATTTCGCGGAGATGGTCTAA
- a CDS encoding HNH endonuclease has translation MIDKIPIDSGLPNGHIDDFQWENEMSRKPLRGVVPMFGGATSYVDTLDRILRFVHTHQPSVDELVGWHRGTFEQVSSRESIARRVDYLEDVGFIVLEGTAWKLGQEGKAYVTDQTTDTLLEIMCRRNVGLRSLLYALSVGPMTIREISQQQLDTHPDLGWDPANTDMAIQRVNWLRSLGLVRKEDNSYVLTEDGHGFISDSVEQWAGSSYNVACADSSAIATGVYETTVQARSMDPEFRATVLSEYNTTCPVSGIDHPALLDVAHVLSWSEYPNIRADLRNVIPLGKTHHAAFDRGLYHR, from the coding sequence TTGATAGACAAGATCCCGATAGATAGTGGTCTCCCAAACGGTCATATAGATGACTTCCAATGGGAGAATGAGATGTCTCGAAAGCCGCTCCGAGGCGTTGTTCCGATGTTCGGCGGAGCTACCAGCTACGTTGATACCCTTGACAGAATTCTTCGATTTGTTCACACCCATCAGCCGAGTGTTGATGAGTTAGTTGGATGGCATAGAGGCACGTTTGAGCAGGTATCGAGTAGAGAGTCAATTGCGCGCCGAGTTGATTACCTCGAAGATGTTGGATTCATTGTTTTAGAGGGGACAGCGTGGAAACTTGGTCAAGAAGGGAAGGCGTATGTTACGGACCAGACGACCGATACACTTCTCGAAATCATGTGCAGGCGGAACGTTGGACTCCGTAGTTTGCTTTATGCACTTTCAGTCGGCCCAATGACGATCAGAGAGATCAGTCAGCAACAGCTTGATACTCATCCTGATCTTGGATGGGATCCAGCGAACACAGATATGGCAATTCAGCGGGTAAACTGGCTTCGAAGTCTCGGCTTGGTTCGGAAAGAGGACAATAGTTATGTTCTCACTGAAGATGGACATGGATTCATAAGCGACTCCGTTGAGCAGTGGGCTGGTTCGTCGTACAATGTAGCTTGCGCTGATTCGAGCGCCATCGCTACCGGTGTTTATGAAACGACCGTACAGGCTCGCTCCATGGATCCCGAATTTCGAGCTACAGTACTGTCTGAGTACAATACGACCTGTCCTGTTTCCGGAATCGATCATCCTGCATTGCTGGACGTAGCACACGTGCTTTCTTGGAGCGAATATCCAAATATCAGAGCCGATCTGAGGAATGTGATTCCCTTGGGTAAAACACATCATGCCGCGTTCGATCGAGGACTGTACCATCGATGA
- a CDS encoding UvrD-helicase domain-containing protein: MSNENISENLDRIEEITTLATGPASNQLQPDQAAVFLEFHENSGRVVVDAGAGTGKTTVLIRTVAEAVVREVDNEGSPFERILLTTFSNDAANELKTRLKAQLREHDAHSQDPLPRSVWREIETAADIGTIDSFFHDLIGEIAIDIGLPPDFEVRGQLETETLLDEIFAHLQNEHPGELRRLQTAYSPEEWREYPPKSVREIVYRIQQKCREFCWSVDSAVDSLWMSFEDMHAGEDRPTDLATIDRILEMQIGEGETVDPLDGDMEQQLIDHVRDTYDRSSAIIEDFETVLRTFNEQYDELTRSSGLLSHTDVTYLLWEALTEDPDGVLAQSLSERYDYVFIDEFQDTSHAQCEVLSHLITEEKDGTQLMLIGDVKQSIYEWRSAEPNIFNDIIDHARDDSISDCDPAPHVEAAGITYLPLVSNFRSHPHIISTGNRVFADIFADDGRGRIGSIDIDYVPLEARRPNTEPDDPHVHILDMGGETKRDFWVTGEAQQAAETILSIIHGETAGIAVDRSPLNSEQTLEDPEPGDITFLFRARRHMHIYAEELRNRGLEVSVDASDDLFEQPEVRLMIDILDWFANPHSRPSLVRILRSPLVALSDETLRALASEQYYLRALLDDWPDTLPIEDQHRLEGLATLRNDLRWGRETAKSDLVYKILRHSGFETVVLADTDALERYGNLWLLGEIVDQWEEDELLPYREFVERLTTIRDRSVMEDPDYTTTRLADEQNRETITLTTVHASKGREFSIVFLVDLLARSNWPRTQLDRLLTSRTHGMALRPRQGETPFPPRLNIPSPDDDNVWLSEDYDAQPPSCTGPIWLSDARVERTGQFEYPNPLNAHLKEREAEFWRMLYVGFTRVRDHLFLGLGHSEVYKGEWNTWMAPLRDQLLLGSDEIGNEEIRLLDTPQNDVRGVTEAPDSVPIGIDDIPLEAVEPERTVEIDVDDAAVFLENSGPDESVEEVPFLPETVDASGVHHLLECPRRFQYSVVQGQSSIRYETEAVAAPGELPPKVWGDIVHKALALWHQNELEFRRYLSDLDETVADTLRTSVLKNYRRTSTRQSINSHADEVVIEHPVRALLEVDGHRIPFYGKIDLLYRDGSDWMIVDFKTGEIPDTGSYHHEQYRRQLTAYAWLVQEVYDITIQDAKVVYVHPEYDEDAFSPDIEAFERSVADSINSLKIDKVGLEARPDPKPSEIDDSPPSGTRCGSCPYAASVGGPCKYG, encoded by the coding sequence ATGAGCAATGAAAACATCTCAGAAAACCTTGACCGAATTGAGGAGATAACTACCCTTGCGACGGGACCTGCAAGTAATCAGCTCCAACCGGACCAGGCGGCTGTATTCCTCGAGTTCCATGAGAATTCGGGACGGGTTGTGGTGGACGCGGGTGCAGGTACGGGAAAGACGACAGTGCTTATTCGAACGGTCGCCGAAGCAGTCGTCCGTGAGGTCGATAATGAGGGAAGTCCATTCGAGCGGATTCTATTGACTACTTTCTCGAATGACGCCGCCAACGAGCTCAAGACACGGCTCAAAGCACAACTTCGCGAGCATGATGCCCACAGTCAAGATCCCCTGCCACGATCAGTATGGCGGGAGATCGAGACTGCAGCGGATATCGGTACGATCGATAGCTTCTTTCACGACTTGATAGGTGAGATCGCGATCGATATCGGATTGCCTCCGGATTTCGAAGTTCGAGGTCAGCTCGAGACCGAGACGCTCCTTGATGAGATATTCGCACATCTTCAGAACGAGCATCCGGGCGAACTTCGCCGACTCCAAACTGCCTATTCTCCTGAGGAGTGGCGAGAATATCCACCCAAATCGGTACGTGAGATCGTCTACCGAATTCAGCAGAAATGTCGTGAGTTCTGTTGGTCGGTCGATAGTGCAGTCGATTCGCTCTGGATGAGCTTTGAGGATATGCATGCCGGAGAAGACCGCCCTACAGATCTCGCAACGATCGATCGCATACTCGAAATGCAAATCGGCGAGGGCGAAACGGTTGACCCTCTTGACGGAGACATGGAACAACAACTCATCGACCATGTCCGAGATACGTACGATCGGTCGAGTGCGATTATCGAGGACTTTGAAACCGTCCTCCGGACGTTCAACGAGCAGTATGATGAGCTGACTCGATCAAGTGGACTTCTCTCACATACAGACGTAACGTATCTCCTGTGGGAGGCGCTAACTGAGGACCCGGATGGGGTATTGGCGCAGAGTCTTAGTGAACGCTATGACTACGTCTTCATCGACGAGTTTCAGGATACGAGTCACGCGCAGTGTGAGGTGCTCTCACACCTAATAACCGAAGAGAAAGACGGCACCCAACTCATGCTGATCGGCGACGTCAAGCAGTCGATCTATGAATGGCGCTCTGCGGAACCGAATATTTTCAACGACATTATCGACCATGCTCGTGATGATTCGATATCCGATTGCGACCCGGCTCCGCATGTCGAAGCAGCGGGTATCACGTACCTCCCACTGGTATCGAACTTTCGAAGCCATCCGCACATTATCTCGACGGGGAATCGAGTATTTGCGGACATCTTCGCTGACGATGGTCGTGGAAGAATCGGAAGCATCGACATTGACTATGTTCCGCTTGAAGCTCGGCGCCCGAATACGGAGCCGGACGACCCACACGTTCACATTCTGGACATGGGAGGGGAAACTAAGCGCGATTTCTGGGTAACGGGGGAGGCTCAACAGGCAGCTGAAACGATTCTCTCGATAATACACGGAGAAACGGCAGGGATAGCTGTCGATCGCTCACCACTGAACTCTGAGCAAACACTCGAAGATCCTGAACCGGGAGATATTACGTTTTTATTCAGAGCACGAAGGCACATGCACATCTACGCTGAGGAACTACGGAACAGAGGGCTTGAAGTCTCGGTCGATGCATCCGACGATCTGTTCGAACAGCCAGAAGTTCGGTTGATGATCGACATACTCGATTGGTTTGCAAACCCCCATTCACGACCCTCCCTGGTACGTATCCTCCGATCGCCCCTTGTCGCGCTTTCTGATGAAACGCTTCGAGCATTAGCGAGTGAGCAGTACTATCTCCGAGCGCTGTTGGATGATTGGCCAGATACCCTCCCGATAGAGGATCAACACCGACTCGAAGGACTAGCTACTCTTCGGAATGACCTACGATGGGGACGTGAAACTGCGAAGTCCGACCTCGTGTACAAGATCCTCAGGCACTCAGGATTTGAGACGGTTGTTCTCGCAGATACTGACGCATTAGAACGCTATGGAAATCTGTGGCTGCTCGGGGAGATCGTGGATCAGTGGGAAGAAGACGAGTTACTCCCATACCGGGAGTTCGTTGAGCGTCTTACGACAATCAGAGATAGATCAGTTATGGAAGATCCGGATTATACGACGACTCGTCTCGCGGACGAGCAAAATCGTGAGACCATCACCCTTACGACAGTCCATGCCTCGAAAGGGCGTGAGTTCTCGATCGTGTTTCTGGTGGATCTCCTCGCGCGATCTAATTGGCCACGAACCCAACTTGATCGCCTCTTAACGAGTCGAACGCATGGGATGGCACTTCGTCCGCGCCAAGGTGAGACGCCCTTCCCGCCGAGACTAAACATTCCTAGTCCCGATGACGACAATGTATGGCTGAGCGAAGATTATGATGCTCAACCCCCCTCGTGTACTGGCCCAATCTGGCTGTCGGATGCCCGAGTCGAGCGAACTGGCCAATTCGAATATCCGAATCCTCTGAACGCACATTTGAAAGAACGGGAAGCAGAATTCTGGCGGATGCTCTACGTCGGGTTCACTCGAGTCCGTGACCATCTGTTTCTCGGGCTTGGACACAGTGAAGTATATAAAGGAGAATGGAACACATGGATGGCACCACTTCGGGACCAGTTGCTGTTAGGGTCCGACGAGATTGGAAACGAAGAGATACGACTCCTTGACACACCTCAGAATGACGTTAGAGGAGTTACGGAAGCACCGGATAGCGTCCCAATCGGCATCGATGATATCCCGTTAGAAGCTGTCGAACCCGAGAGAACGGTTGAAATAGATGTTGATGATGCAGCAGTCTTCTTGGAGAATAGCGGACCAGATGAATCGGTCGAGGAAGTCCCGTTTCTACCGGAAACTGTCGATGCCTCCGGTGTCCACCATCTACTCGAGTGTCCTCGACGGTTCCAATACAGTGTCGTCCAAGGGCAAAGCTCGATCCGTTACGAGACGGAGGCTGTAGCCGCTCCAGGTGAACTCCCACCAAAGGTCTGGGGTGATATCGTTCACAAGGCACTGGCGCTTTGGCACCAAAATGAACTCGAATTCAGGCGCTACCTTTCGGACCTCGATGAGACAGTCGCTGACACCCTCAGAACAAGCGTGTTAAAGAACTACCGGCGGACCTCTACCCGACAAAGCATCAATTCACATGCCGATGAGGTAGTGATAGAACATCCTGTGAGGGCACTCCTCGAGGTAGATGGGCATCGAATCCCCTTCTATGGGAAGATCGATCTCCTCTATCGAGACGGTAGCGACTGGATGATAGTCGATTTCAAAACTGGTGAAATTCCCGACACTGGTTCGTACCACCACGAGCAGTACCGTCGCCAGTTGACAGCGTACGCGTGGCTCGTTCAGGAAGTCTACGATATCACGATTCAGGATGCAAAGGTAGTATATGTCCACCCAGAATACGATGAAGACGCGTTCAGTCCCGACATTGAGGCCTTCGAGCGGTCGGTTGCGGACTCGATTAACTCGTTGAAGATTGATAAGGTGGGTCTCGAGGCACGTCCAGATCCAAAGCCGTCAGAAATCGATGATAGCCCGCCAAGCGGAACCAGATGTGGATCATGCCCATATGCAGCCAGCGTCGGCGGACCCTGCAAGTACGGGTGA
- a CDS encoding PD-(D/E)XK nuclease family protein produces MGVFVEQGSLESFLIDRWNKSSPHELGDTANGLCLLEGRIARQNLIRTLVSDSVPPEQAATYSSIEDLAKVLVRERYGQASILNRHIHVRLLGEVIESARDGHCSDELHSFAKIERLTEDTYLEELFAELNEYYRCTDAGEDFDDILQIATGLSDGFARHRSERTLKAFDAIHDDLLDRTASLPDGVFLSRSHLVREARHVFSDVWSSAFAHIEWVAVATVNILDNPTLRFFATIAELEGLPDIHFFFEEGTRATLFDRLANVGLEPVPRSSGSKWDSDTSAAGNAMLEVATGGFHGDHPPESVELIEAPDRRREIERLVSEVRELLAGDVSPQEMLVVARNVDQYRPIIEDVFTNNEIPYHVETRRPMAYLPSYRFVKATVDLIEAAVTDRLDVSHTEVTDPLRLGYCHPDHAIDNEGQWPMSDSRFLRIEQQLHAAEQDEGPRSIEDWLSFATGEQSNGDEWSQLAVFLEWVLEQKETPPVRGAELREFLQDLLWPHLWCIANDPIQSPSGPAVDPTRTDINSEHQTSHVERVRDRGETLEIYYDHILELFDTLNPSWNVVGQALGDVIGSEPFWSTNRDGNAVTISDAGLIDFRKAEHLFIVGLSTEEFPIELSTPTFTHKKLHEATARATRAEESDVPYLYYESKLDQYEQDLDSYAAALSTCTGELTLTQFYLDSENDPVAWSPFVDFLDPDPIEDEYVTRIRLDEWLPTPRDGESWPDTWKRASKRDLLRSYVFHAADVEHTAGPRIEQAEFHHLAFRTSVDPLEQFVGPRIDRYIEPIYSIFVDPDEPAFDGALSLEDIVGGPMRSHEIDLFAQCELKFYYYQLMFNFDGDQIERDRIPEQYCEVPTSRFGELPAVIHSQQADESFSTGMKRVISDLLPDRQHDLDSFASRGELRDWFQDLEPKLPRELLPSLYAEWEEVQRELDHSIDRGWNWEDDPDPVPISGTEVVLPPHRIDTLSDGSLPVFSVRERHYAERALKQCWTGGNRPSRDEQCDDLCQSCERYDDCSYTTKHILDHRLHTAAIQSNETSGFLLYEQGQTRPDARQGHLVVDDSVPYGDSESVEPSLRRITTDEYNDTVSRWRSDIEHHVRRLRPSPGVEFRTEPAFVTDLNGCENCVYRELCRVPLQEDRR; encoded by the coding sequence ATGGGTGTATTTGTCGAACAGGGGTCACTGGAATCGTTTCTCATTGATCGCTGGAATAAGTCATCACCGCACGAGTTAGGCGATACTGCGAACGGGCTCTGTCTCCTCGAGGGACGAATCGCCCGACAGAATCTCATCAGGACCCTTGTCTCTGATTCGGTCCCTCCTGAGCAGGCTGCAACGTACTCATCCATCGAAGATCTCGCGAAAGTGCTCGTAAGGGAGCGTTATGGACAAGCCAGCATCCTGAATCGGCATATACATGTTCGGCTACTCGGAGAAGTAATTGAATCCGCCAGAGATGGCCATTGCTCAGATGAACTGCATTCGTTTGCCAAGATCGAGCGACTGACCGAAGATACCTATCTGGAGGAGTTGTTTGCAGAGCTCAACGAGTACTACCGCTGTACAGACGCAGGGGAAGACTTCGATGATATCCTGCAAATAGCTACGGGACTCTCTGATGGCTTCGCACGACACAGAAGTGAACGGACACTCAAAGCGTTCGATGCTATCCATGATGATCTCCTCGACCGAACGGCTTCGCTTCCAGATGGCGTTTTCCTCTCTCGGAGTCACTTAGTTCGAGAAGCTCGGCATGTTTTCTCCGACGTTTGGTCAAGTGCGTTCGCTCACATCGAGTGGGTCGCCGTTGCGACGGTCAATATCCTCGACAATCCAACGCTCCGATTTTTCGCTACCATTGCAGAGCTAGAAGGTCTACCGGACATTCACTTCTTTTTCGAGGAAGGGACCCGGGCGACTCTTTTCGATCGTTTAGCGAATGTCGGCTTAGAGCCCGTACCCCGTTCTTCAGGGTCCAAGTGGGATTCAGACACGAGCGCTGCAGGGAACGCGATGCTCGAGGTTGCCACGGGAGGCTTCCACGGAGATCACCCGCCAGAATCGGTTGAGTTAATAGAGGCACCGGATCGTCGACGTGAAATCGAGCGTCTCGTCTCAGAGGTACGCGAGTTACTGGCTGGTGATGTCTCACCACAAGAAATGCTTGTTGTTGCTCGGAACGTCGATCAGTATCGACCGATCATCGAGGACGTATTTACGAACAATGAAATCCCGTACCACGTTGAGACTCGCCGCCCAATGGCATATCTCCCATCCTATCGATTCGTGAAGGCGACCGTTGATCTAATAGAGGCTGCAGTCACCGATCGCCTCGATGTCTCCCATACAGAGGTGACCGATCCGCTCCGACTCGGGTACTGCCATCCCGACCACGCAATAGACAATGAGGGGCAGTGGCCAATGTCCGATAGCCGTTTTCTCCGTATAGAGCAACAACTGCACGCTGCTGAACAGGACGAAGGACCCCGCTCTATTGAGGACTGGTTATCGTTCGCAACTGGAGAGCAGAGCAATGGCGATGAGTGGAGTCAGTTAGCTGTGTTTCTCGAATGGGTACTCGAACAAAAAGAGACGCCGCCTGTGAGAGGTGCTGAGCTTCGAGAATTTCTCCAGGACCTCTTGTGGCCACATCTATGGTGTATCGCAAACGATCCGATACAGAGTCCATCCGGTCCAGCTGTCGATCCGACGAGGACAGATATTAACAGCGAACACCAGACCTCCCATGTAGAACGGGTTCGAGACAGAGGGGAAACGCTCGAGATCTACTACGATCACATTCTCGAACTGTTCGACACTCTCAACCCCAGCTGGAATGTGGTTGGACAAGCCCTCGGTGACGTCATCGGTTCCGAGCCCTTCTGGTCGACTAATCGGGACGGTAACGCGGTCACGATCAGTGATGCGGGGCTTATCGACTTTCGAAAAGCCGAGCATCTTTTCATTGTCGGGTTGTCAACTGAGGAGTTCCCGATTGAGCTCTCAACCCCGACATTTACGCATAAGAAGCTACACGAAGCGACTGCACGTGCAACGAGAGCGGAAGAGAGCGACGTCCCCTATCTGTACTACGAATCAAAACTCGATCAATACGAGCAAGACCTCGATAGTTACGCAGCGGCCCTCAGTACCTGCACTGGTGAGCTCACACTCACGCAGTTCTATCTCGATTCCGAGAATGACCCAGTAGCGTGGTCACCGTTCGTTGACTTCCTCGATCCTGATCCGATAGAAGACGAGTACGTCACACGAATTCGACTTGATGAGTGGCTCCCAACGCCACGAGATGGGGAATCATGGCCGGATACCTGGAAGCGAGCATCTAAGCGAGATCTCCTGCGCTCGTACGTGTTTCATGCTGCGGATGTAGAGCACACGGCCGGGCCTCGAATAGAGCAAGCCGAGTTTCACCATCTCGCGTTTCGAACCTCTGTAGATCCACTCGAACAGTTCGTTGGCCCACGCATCGATCGCTACATAGAACCGATTTACTCGATATTCGTCGATCCTGACGAACCAGCATTCGACGGTGCGCTCTCGCTCGAGGATATTGTCGGTGGTCCGATGAGATCGCACGAGATCGATCTCTTCGCTCAGTGTGAGCTCAAGTTCTACTACTATCAGCTGATGTTTAATTTCGATGGAGATCAAATCGAGCGCGATCGAATTCCCGAACAGTATTGTGAAGTACCAACGAGTCGGTTTGGCGAGCTACCTGCAGTTATCCACAGTCAACAGGCTGATGAGAGCTTCAGTACAGGGATGAAACGGGTCATCTCCGACTTACTACCCGACCGTCAGCATGATCTCGATAGCTTTGCATCCAGGGGTGAATTGCGTGATTGGTTCCAGGATCTTGAGCCAAAACTCCCCCGTGAACTATTGCCCTCACTGTACGCTGAGTGGGAAGAGGTACAACGAGAACTCGACCACAGTATCGATCGTGGGTGGAATTGGGAGGACGATCCCGATCCAGTACCGATCAGCGGGACCGAAGTAGTGCTCCCCCCACACAGAATCGACACGCTCTCTGATGGCTCGCTTCCGGTATTCTCGGTTCGTGAACGACATTACGCAGAGCGAGCGCTGAAACAGTGCTGGACCGGAGGGAATCGCCCTTCTCGGGACGAGCAATGTGACGATCTTTGTCAAAGTTGTGAGCGATACGATGACTGCTCCTATACAACGAAGCATATCCTGGATCACCGACTACACACGGCTGCAATACAAAGCAATGAGACCTCAGGATTCCTACTATACGAACAAGGTCAGACACGGCCAGATGCCAGACAAGGCCATCTCGTTGTAGATGATAGCGTGCCGTATGGGGACAGTGAGTCTGTCGAACCCTCATTGAGACGGATTACTACTGACGAGTACAACGACACTGTTTCTCGCTGGCGGAGCGATATCGAACATCACGTCCGGCGCCTACGTCCAAGTCCCGGGGTCGAGTTCAGAACAGAGCCGGCCTTTGTCACCGACTTGAATGGCTGTGAGAACTGCGTGTACCGCGAATTGTGTCGAGTGCCGCTTCAGGAGGACCGACGATGA